A genomic window from Bubalus bubalis isolate 160015118507 breed Murrah chromosome 11, NDDB_SH_1, whole genome shotgun sequence includes:
- the LOC102392757 gene encoding olfactory receptor 4F4, whose amino-acid sequence MVENLFTANEKTLVTTECISWNESISETNHSTVTEFIFLGFSNSQELQIFLFVFFFVFYVGIVFGNLLIVITVASDSHLHSPMYFLLANLSLIDLCLSSVTAPKMIADFFSKCKVISFKGCLAQIFLLHFFGGSELMILIAMAFDRYVAICKPLHYTTIMRGNVCVGFVAAAWGTGFLHSVSQLAFAVNLPFCGPNEVDSFYCDLPRVIKLACTDTYRLDIMVIANSGVLTVCSFFLLITSYTVILVTIQHLPSERSSKALSTLTAHITVVLLFFGPCIFIYAWPFPIKSLDKFLAVFYSVVTPFLNPMIYTLRNKDMKTAMRQLRKWNINSRIKS is encoded by the coding sequence GTAACTACAGAGTGTATTTCCTGGAATGAATCAATAAGTGAAACAAATCACTCCACGGTGACTGAGTTCATTTTTCTAGGATTCTCCAATTCTCAGGAACTCCAGATTTtcctatttgtgttcttttttgtattctatgTAGGAATTGTGTTTGGAAACCTTCTTATTGTCATAACTGTGGCTTCGGACTCCCACCTTCACTCCCCCATGTACTTCCTGCTGGCCAACCTCTCACTCATTGACCTGTGTCTGTCTTCAGTCACAGCCCCCAAGATGATTGCTGATTTTTTCAGTAAATGTAAGGTCATCTCGTTCAAGGGCTGCCTTGCTCagatatttctcctgcatttcttTGGTGGGAGTGAGTTGATGATCCTTATAGCCATGGCCTTTGACAGATACGTAGCAATCTGTAAACCCCTTCACTACACTACAATTATGCGTGGCAATGTATGTGTTGGCTTTGTGGCTGCTGCATGGGGAACTGGCTTCCTCCACTCAGTGAGCCAGTTGGCCTTTGCAGTGAACTTACCTTTCTGTGGTCCCAATGAGGTAGACAGCTTTTATTGTGACCTTCCTAGGGTCATCAAACTTGCCTGCACAGATACCTATAGGTTGGATATCATGGTCATTGCTAACAGTGGTGTGCTCACTGtgtgctctttttttctcctaatcACCTCATACACTGTCATCTTAGTGACCATCCAGCATCTCCCTTCAGAGAGGTCATCCAAGGCTCTGTCTACCTTAACTGCTCATATCACAGTAGTTCTTTTGTTCTTCGGACCATGTATCTTCATTTATGCCTGGCCATTCCCCATCAAGTCATTAGATAAATTCCTTGCTGTCTTTTATTCTGTGGTCACTCCTTTCTTGAACCCGATGATATACACACTGAGGAACAAAGACATGAAGACTGCAATGAGACAACTGAGAAAATGGAATATCAATTCTAGGATAAAGTCTTAG